From the genome of Streptomyces sp. V1I1, one region includes:
- the pdxH gene encoding pyridoxamine 5'-phosphate oxidase yields MREQYRSTPLLETDLAADPMDQFARWFKDAASGGLHEPNAMIVSTATPDGRPSSRTVLLKQYDAHGFVFYTNYDSRKGREMAANPYVSLLFPWHPLARQVIVTGVAARIGRDETAAYFRSRPHGSQLGAWASEQSSVIGSRDELLRRYEELATRYPEGEQVPAPPEWGGYRIDPQTLEFWQGHENRLHDRLRYVRTESGWKVERLSP; encoded by the coding sequence ATGCGGGAGCAGTACCGCTCCACCCCGCTCCTGGAGACGGATCTGGCCGCCGACCCCATGGACCAGTTCGCCCGCTGGTTCAAGGACGCCGCGTCCGGCGGTCTGCACGAGCCGAACGCCATGATCGTCTCCACCGCCACCCCCGACGGCCGCCCGTCCTCCCGCACCGTGCTGCTGAAGCAGTACGACGCGCACGGCTTCGTCTTCTACACGAACTACGACTCCCGCAAGGGTCGCGAGATGGCCGCCAATCCGTACGTCTCGCTGCTCTTCCCCTGGCATCCGCTGGCCCGTCAGGTCATCGTCACGGGCGTCGCGGCCCGTATCGGACGGGACGAGACCGCCGCGTACTTCCGCAGCCGTCCGCACGGATCGCAGCTGGGCGCATGGGCGAGCGAGCAGTCCTCGGTGATCGGCTCGCGCGACGAACTGCTGCGCAGATACGAGGAGCTGGCGACCCGATACCCGGAGGGAGAGCAGGTCCCCGCGCCGCCGGAGTGGGGCGGCTACCGGATCGATCCGCAGACGCTGGAGTTCTGGCAGGGCCACGAGAACCGGCTGCACGACCGGCTGCGGTATGTCCGTACGGAGTCAGGCTGGAAGGTCGAGCGCCTGTCACCCTGA
- a CDS encoding winged helix-turn-helix transcriptional regulator, translating to MARSVPERDAACAVAQAAAVIGDWWSLLLVREAARGRYRFDELQHELDISRKVLTERLNHLVDSGVLEKVPYQQGPVRYEYRLTDTGRALLPVLVSMQDWADRWLLGDGTLTASADEHSAEAHRVLGLPGTRLPRIALPAHTGGELDPVDAQAAATVLFCYPATGRPSPLPDGWADIPGTVGCTLENRLFRDAYGDFTAAGVAVRGVSTQRPDEQRAFAVAEDIPFPLLSDMDTRLSAALRLPTFRAGQALRLKRAVLVLDRERAVRHVQYPVTDIPAAVRTALLQGRQLSG from the coding sequence ATGGCCAGATCAGTACCCGAGCGCGACGCCGCATGCGCCGTCGCGCAGGCCGCCGCCGTGATCGGCGACTGGTGGAGCCTCCTCCTCGTACGCGAGGCAGCGCGCGGCCGGTACCGCTTCGACGAGCTCCAGCACGAGCTGGACATCTCCCGGAAGGTCCTCACCGAGCGGCTGAACCACCTCGTCGACAGCGGCGTCCTGGAGAAGGTCCCGTACCAGCAGGGGCCCGTCCGATACGAGTACCGGCTCACCGACACCGGACGCGCGCTGCTCCCGGTACTCGTGTCCATGCAGGACTGGGCCGACCGCTGGCTGCTCGGCGACGGCACACTCACCGCATCCGCCGACGAACACAGCGCCGAGGCGCACCGGGTGCTCGGGCTGCCCGGCACGCGACTGCCGCGGATCGCGCTGCCCGCGCACACCGGCGGCGAGCTGGATCCGGTGGACGCGCAGGCCGCGGCCACCGTGCTGTTCTGCTATCCGGCCACCGGGCGGCCCAGCCCGCTGCCGGACGGCTGGGCCGACATCCCGGGGACGGTCGGCTGCACCCTGGAGAACCGGCTGTTCCGGGACGCGTACGGCGATTTCACCGCGGCGGGCGTCGCGGTACGGGGGGTGAGCACCCAGCGGCCCGACGAGCAGCGCGCCTTCGCCGTCGCCGAGGACATTCCCTTCCCGCTGCTCTCAGACATGGACACCCGGCTGTCGGCGGCGCTGCGGCTGCCGACCTTCCGGGCGGGGCAGGCGCTGCGGCTGAAGCGGGCGGTGCTGGTGCTGGACCGGGAGCGCGCCGTCCGGCATGTGCAGTACCCGGTGACCGACATCCCGGCGGCGGTGCGCACCGCGCTGCTGCAAGGGCGGCAGCTCTCAGGGTGA
- a CDS encoding PAS domain-containing protein — protein MSASRSETTNALGPDEPVPEGEGSAEPVTVPGSELLAALLDGMDAALCAFDADGTITHWNREAERILGWSSEEAVGRRGFAGWAVRTADAEEVQGRLMAAMDGPGRQVHEFALLRKDGGRVLVRTQSARVLGADGKPAGVYCAFSEVHAQIDLERSIALSEALFEDASWGVVLVDVDLRPTVVNGYASRALGAGRTSPLGRPLGELVVQGVEELEGALHHVLAEGAPRGLVELWVTLGTGDGERRRCWRSGFLRLASPLAEEPVPLGVGWLFHDVTESKLAEQEADRLRFRSSQLHRAGRAAAECEDPMEAATAYLDFALAGFADHALIDLAEPDGARLIRAAATPSGAPGPCVPVVGGGIPVRYPPGHPALQAADRNGSVRASAPTSKPADEWAAERQWPRDAVHALCTVLRSRGRTLGVVTFLRGASRPPFERADAMYAESMAVLTASALDLTRLTAD, from the coding sequence ATGAGTGCTTCCAGGAGTGAGACCACCAACGCGCTCGGGCCTGACGAGCCGGTGCCCGAGGGCGAGGGCTCGGCGGAGCCCGTGACGGTACCGGGGTCGGAGCTGCTTGCGGCGTTGCTCGACGGGATGGACGCCGCGCTCTGTGCGTTCGATGCCGACGGCACGATCACGCACTGGAACCGCGAGGCAGAGCGGATCCTCGGGTGGTCGTCCGAGGAGGCCGTGGGGCGCCGCGGGTTCGCCGGGTGGGCGGTGCGGACCGCCGACGCCGAGGAGGTGCAGGGGCGGCTGATGGCCGCGATGGACGGGCCGGGGCGGCAGGTCCACGAGTTCGCGCTGCTGCGCAAGGACGGCGGGCGGGTTCTCGTACGGACCCAGTCGGCGCGGGTGCTCGGCGCGGACGGCAAACCGGCGGGGGTGTACTGCGCCTTCAGCGAGGTGCATGCGCAGATCGACCTGGAGCGATCGATCGCGCTCAGTGAGGCGCTGTTCGAGGACGCATCCTGGGGTGTCGTCCTGGTCGACGTGGACCTGCGGCCGACCGTCGTCAACGGCTATGCGTCGCGCGCGCTCGGCGCGGGGCGTACGTCTCCGCTCGGGCGGCCGCTGGGTGAGCTGGTCGTCCAGGGCGTGGAGGAGCTGGAGGGCGCGCTCCACCATGTGCTGGCGGAGGGTGCGCCGCGGGGGCTCGTGGAGCTGTGGGTGACGCTGGGCACGGGCGATGGGGAGCGGCGGCGGTGCTGGCGCAGCGGGTTCCTGCGGCTGGCCTCACCGCTGGCGGAGGAGCCGGTGCCGCTGGGCGTGGGGTGGCTGTTCCACGACGTGACCGAGTCGAAGCTGGCCGAGCAGGAGGCGGACCGGCTGCGCTTCCGGTCGAGCCAGCTGCACCGGGCGGGGCGGGCCGCCGCGGAGTGCGAGGACCCGATGGAGGCGGCGACGGCGTATCTGGACTTCGCGCTGGCGGGCTTCGCGGACCATGCGCTGATCGACCTGGCGGAACCGGACGGCGCACGCCTGATCCGCGCGGCGGCGACACCGTCGGGCGCGCCGGGCCCGTGCGTCCCGGTGGTGGGCGGCGGCATCCCGGTGCGCTACCCACCGGGCCACCCGGCGCTCCAGGCGGCCGACCGCAACGGCTCGGTGCGCGCGAGCGCGCCCACGAGTAAGCCGGCCGACGAGTGGGCGGCGGAGCGCCAGTGGCCCCGGGACGCGGTGCACGCGCTGTGCACGGTGCTGCGGAGCCGGGGCCGGACGCTGGGTGTGGTGACGTTCCTGCGCGGAGCGAGCCGCCCACCGTTCGAACGCGCGGACGCGATGTACGCGGAGAGCATGGCGGTACTGACGGCGTCGGCGCTTGACCTGACCCGACTGACGGCCGACTGA
- a CDS encoding ABC transporter permease → MRAGARLKAARLSPRDVLHVGSAGLRSRPVRVVLSALGIAIGIATMIAVVGISASSKAQLMRQLDELGTNLLVATPGESLFAGEEVKLPKDAPGMVSRIDGVQQVGATGNLKHSVRRHEKIPEDETGGIAVKAATEKLLEVLRGTVASGTWLNAANGRYPSVVLGDVAAERLGVTEPGRQVWIGGRYFTVVGILDPLPLAPEIERSVLVGPEAAEELLGYDGHPTSVYERSTDTSVGDVRKLLAPTIDPQNPQNVRVTDPSSALKAKAATEGAFSTLLLALGGIALLVGGVGVANTMIISVLERRHEIGLRRSLGATRGHIRIQFVTESLMLSGLGGLAGVALGAAATGAYAASGGLPWVVPLWAVGGGFGATLLIGTVAGLYPAVRAAGLSPTLALQAG, encoded by the coding sequence TTGAGGGCGGGTGCGCGCCTCAAAGCGGCGCGTCTCAGCCCCCGGGACGTCCTGCATGTCGGATCCGCGGGGCTGCGGAGCCGTCCGGTACGTGTCGTGCTGTCCGCGCTCGGTATCGCCATCGGCATCGCAACGATGATCGCGGTGGTGGGCATCTCGGCCTCCAGCAAGGCGCAGTTGATGCGTCAGCTGGACGAGCTCGGTACGAATCTGCTGGTGGCGACGCCCGGCGAGTCGCTGTTCGCCGGGGAGGAGGTCAAGCTGCCCAAGGACGCGCCCGGGATGGTGAGCCGTATCGACGGCGTACAACAAGTCGGCGCGACAGGCAACTTGAAGCATTCGGTACGGCGGCACGAGAAGATCCCGGAGGACGAGACGGGCGGCATCGCCGTCAAGGCCGCGACGGAGAAGCTGCTGGAAGTGTTGCGCGGCACGGTCGCGTCCGGGACGTGGCTGAACGCCGCCAACGGCCGCTACCCGTCCGTCGTCCTCGGCGATGTGGCCGCCGAGCGGCTCGGCGTCACCGAGCCGGGGCGGCAGGTATGGATCGGCGGCCGCTACTTCACCGTCGTCGGCATCCTGGACCCGCTGCCGCTCGCGCCCGAGATCGAACGGTCGGTGCTGGTGGGCCCGGAGGCGGCGGAGGAACTACTCGGCTACGACGGTCATCCCACGTCGGTGTACGAACGCTCGACGGACACCTCCGTAGGGGACGTACGGAAGCTGCTCGCCCCGACCATCGATCCGCAGAACCCGCAGAACGTACGGGTCACGGACCCGTCGTCGGCGCTCAAGGCGAAGGCGGCGACCGAGGGCGCGTTCTCCACGCTGCTGCTCGCGCTGGGCGGGATCGCCCTGCTCGTCGGCGGTGTCGGGGTCGCCAACACCATGATCATTTCTGTGCTCGAACGCCGACACGAGATCGGTCTGCGGCGCTCGCTGGGCGCGACCAGGGGGCATATCCGTATCCAGTTCGTCACCGAGTCACTGATGCTCTCGGGCCTCGGCGGCCTGGCGGGCGTGGCACTCGGCGCGGCGGCGACGGGGGCGTATGCGGCGTCGGGCGGTCTGCCGTGGGTGGTTCCGCTGTGGGCGGTCGGAGGCGGCTTCGGAGCGACGCTCCTGATCGGCACGGTGGCGGGACTGTATCCGGCGGTCCGGGCGGCGGGGCTGTCTCCGACGCTGGCGTTGCAGGCGGGGTGA
- a CDS encoding ABC transporter ATP-binding protein, whose protein sequence is MSTPLNTVVALFGVTKEYAGGVRALDSVDLTVGAGELLGIVGPSGSGKSTLLHIVGTLDRPTAGTVTITGHEVASLNDRRLSALRSRHIGFVFQAFHLVPGVSAQDNVAEGLLYSGLPRARRRALAADALARVGLADRMKHRPHELSGGQKQRVAIARAVVGEPDLLLADEPTGALDSASGEAVMGLLHDLNAEGATIAVITHDTEIAAQLPRQVRLRDGRIVADNSLAGLEGAVC, encoded by the coding sequence ATGAGCACGCCCTTGAACACTGTGGTCGCACTCTTTGGCGTCACCAAGGAGTACGCGGGCGGTGTGCGGGCGCTCGACAGCGTCGATCTCACCGTCGGCGCCGGGGAGTTGCTGGGCATCGTCGGACCGTCCGGCTCCGGCAAGTCCACGCTCCTGCACATCGTCGGCACCCTGGACCGGCCCACCGCGGGTACGGTCACCATCACCGGGCACGAGGTCGCCTCCCTCAACGACCGGCGGCTGTCGGCGCTGCGGTCGCGGCACATCGGTTTCGTCTTCCAGGCGTTCCACTTGGTGCCCGGGGTCAGCGCGCAGGACAACGTGGCCGAAGGGCTCCTCTACTCCGGTCTGCCGCGGGCCCGTCGGCGTGCCCTCGCCGCGGACGCGCTCGCCCGGGTCGGGCTCGCCGACCGGATGAAGCACCGCCCGCACGAGCTGTCCGGCGGGCAGAAGCAGCGCGTCGCGATCGCCCGCGCGGTCGTCGGCGAGCCCGATCTGCTGCTCGCCGACGAGCCGACCGGGGCGCTGGACTCGGCGTCGGGCGAGGCGGTCATGGGGCTGCTGCACGACCTCAACGCGGAGGGCGCGACCATCGCCGTCATCACGCACGACACCGAGATTGCGGCGCAACTGCCGCGGCAGGTGAGGCTGCGGGACGGCCGGATCGTCGCCGACAACTCCCTCGCGGGTCTTGAGGGAGCGGTCTGTTGA
- a CDS encoding efflux RND transporter periplasmic adaptor subunit, which yields MSRRRLVIALVAIVAVAGGGTTVTALTAREKQEVRNDSARLPDTEPITRGDLSNSSQQEGTLGYLGERRINAGPTGTLTWIVGSGSTVERDERLYEVDGKPVRLMYGSEPMYRTLKTGDKGKDVRQLEENLRDLGYGTGLAVDEKFTKGTAEAVKRWQKAHDQKRTGQVGPDRIAFVNGAVRVKDRGAETGEPVAPGKPLLTVTGSQRVVRFKLSVADGGLAKVGTRVSVGLPDGSSATGKVTGVGKTAKSGDDPQDKSPKIDVTVSFDNPKKVTAFDQSPVTVSLTGETRENILSVPVNALLALPGGGFGVQVVENGGTRDVKVELGIFGQGRVEVSGEGLRDGMKVGVPSA from the coding sequence ATGAGCCGCCGCCGGCTCGTGATCGCCCTTGTGGCGATCGTCGCGGTCGCCGGCGGCGGGACCACCGTCACCGCGCTCACCGCCCGCGAGAAGCAGGAAGTCCGGAACGACTCCGCGCGGCTGCCCGACACCGAACCGATCACCCGCGGCGACCTCAGCAACAGCAGCCAGCAGGAAGGCACCCTGGGCTACCTGGGCGAGCGCAGGATCAACGCCGGCCCCACCGGCACACTCACCTGGATCGTCGGCTCCGGCTCCACCGTCGAGCGCGACGAGCGGCTGTACGAGGTCGACGGCAAGCCGGTCCGGCTGATGTACGGCTCCGAGCCCATGTACCGGACCCTCAAGACCGGCGACAAGGGCAAGGACGTACGGCAGTTGGAGGAGAACCTCCGCGACCTCGGTTACGGCACCGGGCTCGCCGTCGACGAGAAGTTCACCAAGGGCACGGCCGAGGCGGTCAAGCGCTGGCAGAAGGCCCATGACCAAAAGCGCACCGGGCAGGTAGGCCCGGACCGGATCGCCTTCGTGAACGGCGCGGTCCGCGTCAAGGACCGGGGCGCGGAGACCGGCGAGCCGGTCGCACCCGGCAAGCCGCTGCTCACCGTGACGGGCTCCCAGCGCGTCGTACGCTTCAAGCTGTCAGTCGCCGACGGCGGACTCGCCAAGGTTGGCACACGGGTCTCTGTTGGCCTCCCGGACGGCAGCAGCGCGACCGGGAAGGTCACCGGGGTCGGCAAGACGGCCAAGTCGGGGGACGACCCGCAGGACAAGTCGCCGAAGATCGATGTCACGGTCTCCTTCGACAACCCGAAGAAGGTCACAGCGTTCGACCAGTCGCCGGTCACCGTCAGCCTCACCGGCGAGACCCGCGAGAACATCCTCTCCGTACCCGTCAACGCGCTGCTCGCACTGCCGGGCGGCGGGTTCGGCGTGCAGGTCGTCGAGAACGGCGGCACGCGCGATGTGAAGGTCGAGCTCGGCATCTTCGGGCAGGGCCGCGTCGAGGTCAGCGGCGAGGGGCTGCGCGATGGCATGAAGGTCGGGGTGCCGTCCGCATGA
- a CDS encoding response regulator transcription factor: MRVLVVEDEGFLAEMIAEGLRRDALAVDVAADGLEALRKLQFGAYDVLVLDRDLPGMHGDDVCRRVVEQRLLTRVLMLTAAGTVRDRVEGLGLGADDYLAKPFAYDELLARVLALGRRAMPALPPVLERAGIVLDTARRQVSRDGRHLHLSRKEFAVLEALLRAEGAVVSGEDLIEQVWEEHTSYRTNAVRVALSKLRAKLGEPPVVETVPGVGYRIKDASGAGS; encoded by the coding sequence ATGCGCGTACTGGTGGTGGAGGACGAGGGGTTTCTCGCCGAGATGATTGCCGAGGGGCTGCGCCGCGACGCACTCGCGGTGGATGTCGCGGCTGACGGCCTGGAGGCACTGCGCAAGCTGCAGTTCGGTGCGTACGACGTACTCGTCCTCGACCGCGATCTTCCTGGCATGCACGGCGACGACGTGTGCCGCCGCGTCGTCGAGCAACGGCTGCTGACGCGGGTGCTGATGCTGACGGCCGCTGGGACGGTACGGGACCGGGTCGAGGGCCTCGGGCTCGGAGCCGACGACTATCTGGCCAAGCCTTTCGCGTACGACGAGCTGCTGGCGCGTGTGCTGGCGCTGGGCCGCCGGGCCATGCCCGCACTGCCGCCCGTGCTGGAGCGGGCCGGGATCGTACTCGACACCGCCCGCCGTCAGGTCAGCCGTGACGGTCGTCATCTGCATCTGTCGCGCAAGGAGTTCGCGGTCCTGGAGGCGCTGCTGCGCGCGGAGGGCGCGGTGGTCAGCGGTGAGGACCTGATCGAGCAGGTGTGGGAGGAGCACACCAGCTACCGCACCAACGCGGTGCGGGTGGCGCTGAGCAAGTTGCGCGCCAAGCTGGGCGAACCGCCGGTGGTGGAGACGGTGCCGGGCGTGGGTTATCGCATCAAGGACGCATCTGGAGCAGGCTCGTGA
- a CDS encoding ATP-binding protein has translation MSRFVNRFPGTERARLTALYGGLLVLAGVLLTGLVYLLVRQGLYASISTAVTSSVPAQRAADEPSPLSPATPDAQVWPVSPVEPPSHVGAIKVATKTVSDAAEDAVLNRLLMVSVIVLAAYAVLSVALAWWMAGRVLRPVAVITETARSLSGRNLHERIALEGPPGELKGLADTFDEMLGRMEQLVGAQQRFAANAAHELRTPVAVQRAAAEIGLAGEPDAERVARIRTKLLGVADDSERLIEGLLLLAASDQGLERHDPVRLDEVVSSATTALAAEAEAHGVTATVRTHPLTVRGDAILLDHLVHNLVANAIRHNVRGGRVDVRCGPTGIEVSNTGPVVPAETVPLLFEPFRRLSERRHAPGEGAGLGLSIVASIARAHEGEATAKPNEGGGGLTIRVSFPTGDGA, from the coding sequence GTGAGCCGCTTCGTGAATCGCTTCCCGGGCACAGAGCGGGCGCGACTGACGGCCCTGTACGGGGGACTGCTGGTGCTGGCGGGCGTACTGCTGACCGGCCTGGTCTATCTGCTCGTACGGCAGGGGCTGTACGCCTCGATCAGTACGGCAGTGACATCTTCCGTGCCCGCTCAGAGGGCGGCGGACGAGCCGTCCCCGCTGTCGCCGGCAACGCCGGATGCGCAGGTATGGCCGGTATCGCCGGTGGAGCCCCCCAGCCACGTCGGCGCGATCAAGGTGGCCACCAAGACGGTGAGCGACGCCGCCGAGGACGCCGTGCTGAACCGGCTGCTGATGGTCTCGGTCATCGTGCTGGCCGCGTACGCCGTCCTGTCCGTGGCCCTCGCCTGGTGGATGGCGGGCCGAGTGCTGCGCCCGGTCGCCGTGATCACGGAGACAGCGCGCAGCCTGTCCGGCCGGAATCTGCACGAGCGGATCGCGCTGGAGGGGCCGCCGGGCGAGCTGAAGGGGCTCGCGGACACGTTCGACGAGATGCTCGGCCGCATGGAACAACTGGTGGGCGCGCAGCAGCGGTTCGCCGCCAACGCGGCGCACGAACTGCGCACTCCCGTCGCGGTCCAGCGGGCGGCCGCGGAGATCGGCCTGGCGGGCGAGCCGGATGCGGAACGGGTGGCCCGTATCCGTACGAAACTGCTCGGCGTCGCGGACGACAGCGAGCGCCTGATCGAGGGCCTTCTGCTGCTGGCCGCCTCCGACCAGGGCCTGGAGCGCCACGACCCGGTGCGGCTGGACGAGGTCGTCTCATCGGCGACGACCGCTCTGGCGGCGGAGGCCGAGGCCCACGGCGTCACGGCGACTGTACGGACGCATCCCCTGACGGTCCGGGGCGACGCGATCCTGCTCGACCACCTGGTGCACAACCTGGTGGCGAACGCGATCCGGCACAACGTCCGGGGCGGCCGGGTGGATGTCCGCTGCGGCCCGACGGGCATCGAGGTCTCGAACACGGGCCCGGTGGTCCCGGCGGAGACGGTCCCGCTGCTCTTCGAACCCTTCCGCAGGCTGTCCGAACGCCGCCATGCGCCGGGGGAGGGGGCGGGCCTGGGCCTGTCGATAGTGGCGTCGATCGCGCGTGCGCACGAGGGGGAGGCGACGGCAAAACCGAATGAGGGGGGCGGCGGCCTGACGATCAGGGTGAGTTTCCCCACGGGGGACGGTGCGTGA
- a CDS encoding SIS domain-containing protein, with translation MSESKLAGQFFDAAIGLLQRVRDEEAANIAAAGVAIADTVAAGGRLFAFGAGHSSLAAQDVVYRAGGLALMNLLAVPGVVGVDVMPATLGSALERVDGLAGAVLDSSPARSGDVLVIISLSGRNALPVEMAMNARALGLKVIGVTSVAYARETRSRHVSGTFLRDHCDIVLDSKIAVGDAELTHEGIEAPFAPASTVVTSALMQATMAAAAESLVERGIEPPLLRSGNVDGGHEWNGRVMSEYGDRIFFHH, from the coding sequence ATGAGCGAGAGCAAGCTGGCCGGTCAGTTTTTCGATGCCGCGATCGGTCTGCTGCAACGCGTACGGGACGAGGAGGCGGCGAACATCGCGGCCGCCGGCGTCGCGATCGCCGACACCGTCGCGGCGGGCGGGCGGCTCTTCGCCTTCGGCGCCGGCCACTCCTCGCTCGCCGCGCAGGACGTCGTCTACCGGGCCGGCGGCCTCGCCCTGATGAACCTGCTCGCCGTCCCGGGCGTCGTCGGCGTCGACGTCATGCCGGCGACGCTCGGCTCCGCGCTGGAGCGGGTGGACGGGCTCGCGGGGGCGGTGCTCGACTCCAGCCCGGCCAGGTCCGGCGACGTACTCGTGATCATCTCGCTGTCCGGGCGGAACGCGCTGCCGGTGGAGATGGCGATGAACGCGCGGGCGCTAGGGCTCAAGGTCATCGGCGTGACGTCGGTGGCGTACGCGCGGGAGACGAGGTCCCGGCATGTGTCCGGCACGTTCCTCAGGGACCACTGCGACATCGTGCTCGATTCGAAGATCGCGGTGGGGGACGCGGAGCTGACGCACGAGGGGATCGAGGCGCCGTTCGCGCCGGCGTCGACGGTCGTGACGAGCGCGCTGATGCAGGCGACGATGGCGGCGGCGGCGGAGAGCCTGGTGGAGCGGGGGATCGAGCCGCCGCTGCTGAGGTCGGGGAATGTGGATGGGGGGCACGAGTGGAACGGGCGTGTGATGAGTGAGTACGGGGACCGGATCTTCTTCCACCACTAG
- a CDS encoding metal-dependent transcriptional regulator, with the protein MSGLIDTTEMYLRTILELEEEGVVPMRARIAERLDQSGPTVSQTVARMERDGLVTVAGDRHLELTDEGRRLATRVMRKHRLAECLLVDVIGLEWEQVHAEACRWEHVMSEAVERRVLELLRHPTESPYGNPIPGLEELGEKAEADPFLDDGMVSLADLDPGVDGKTVVVRRIGEPIQTDAQLMYTLRRAGVQPGSVVSVTESAGGVLVGSSGEAAELEADVASHVFVAKQ; encoded by the coding sequence ATGTCCGGACTGATCGACACGACGGAGATGTATCTCCGCACCATCCTCGAGCTGGAAGAGGAAGGCGTGGTGCCCATGCGCGCCCGTATCGCCGAGCGACTCGACCAGAGCGGCCCGACGGTCAGCCAGACCGTGGCGCGTATGGAACGGGACGGCCTGGTGACGGTCGCAGGCGACCGTCACCTGGAGCTGACCGACGAGGGCCGGCGGCTGGCGACGCGCGTGATGCGCAAGCACCGCCTCGCCGAGTGTCTGCTCGTCGACGTGATCGGCCTCGAGTGGGAGCAGGTCCACGCGGAGGCGTGTCGCTGGGAGCACGTGATGAGCGAGGCGGTGGAGCGGCGCGTGCTGGAGCTGCTGCGCCACCCCACGGAGTCGCCGTACGGCAACCCGATCCCGGGCCTGGAGGAGCTGGGCGAGAAGGCGGAGGCCGACCCGTTCCTGGACGACGGCATGGTGTCGCTGGCGGACCTGGACCCGGGCGTGGACGGCAAGACGGTGGTGGTACGGCGTATCGGCGAGCCGATCCAGACCGACGCCCAGCTGATGTACACGCTGCGGCGGGCGGGCGTGCAGCCCGGCTCGGTGGTGAGCGTGACGGAGTCCGCGGGCGGGGTGCTGGTGGGCAGCAGCGGCGAGGCGGCGGAGCTGGAGGCGGACGTGGCGTCGCACGTCTTCGTGGCCAAGCAGTAG